One window from the genome of Balaenoptera musculus isolate JJ_BM4_2016_0621 chromosome 3, mBalMus1.pri.v3, whole genome shotgun sequence encodes:
- the TRIM7 gene encoding E3 ubiquitin-protein ligase TRIM7 isoform X3, with the protein MAAVGPRTGPGAGAEALALAVELQGEATCSICLELFREPVSVECGHSFCRACIARCWERPGPGATAASHKLSCSLPCPQCREPARPGQLRPNRQLAAVATLLRRFSLPAGAQGERGPPEAVAAACAQHREPLKLYCQDDGRAICVVCDRAREHRAHAVLPLDEAVQEAKELLESRLKVLKKDLEDYEEFRSTEEKESKDLLVLYDEHVLPLQLLDRKGAL; encoded by the exons ATGGCGGCGGTGGGGCCGCGGACTGGCCCGGGCGCCGGGGCCGAGGCGCTGGCGCTGGCGGTAGAGCTGCAGGGCGAGGCGACCTGCTCCATCTGCCTGGAGCTCTTCCGGGAGCCGGTGTCCGTCGAGTGCGGCCACAGCTTCTGCCGCGCCTGCATCGCGCGCTGCTGGGAGCGCCCGGGCCCCGGGGCCACCGCCGCGTCCCACAAGTTGTCCTGCTCGCTGCCCTGCCCGCAGTGTCGCGAGCCCGCGCGCCCGGGCCAGCTGCGGCCCAACCGGCAGCTGGCCGCGGTGGCCACGCTGCTGCGGCGCTTCAGCCTGCCAGCGGGAGCGCAGGGGGAACGCGGGCCTCCGGAGGCGGTGGCGGCCGCGTGCGCGCAGCACCGCGAACCGCTCAAGCTCTACTGCCAGGACGATGGACGTGCCATTTGCGTGGTGTGCGACCGCGCCCGCGAGCACCGCGCTCACGCCGTGTTACCCCTGGACGAGGCGGTGCAGGAGGCCAAG GAGCTCCTGGAGTCCAGGCTGAAGGTCTTGAAGAAGGATCTGGAGGACTATGAGGAGTTTCGTTCCACCGAAGAGAAGGAGAGCAAGGACCTCCTG GTTTTGTATGATGAACATGTGTTGCCTTTGCAATTGCTAGACAGAAAAGGTGCTCTTTAA
- the TRIM41 gene encoding E3 ubiquitin-protein ligase TRIM41 isoform X2: protein MAAVAMAPNPVQTLQEEAVCAICLDYFTDPVSIGCGHNFCRVCVTQLWGGEDEEDRDELDREEEEEDGEEEEVDAVGASGGWDTPMRDEDYEGDMEEEVEEEEEGVFWTSGMGGSNWENMDYVWEEEDEEEDLDYYLGNVEGDLRGEDEEDDEEVLEEDEEEELDPITPLPPPPAPRRCFTCPQCRKSFPRRSFRPNLQLANMVQVIRQMHPTPGRGSRGNEQGICPKHQEALKLFCEVDEEAICVVCRESRSHKQHSVVPLEEVVQEYKAKLQGHVEPLRKHLEAVQKMKAKEERRVTELKSQMKSELAAVASEFGRLTRFLAEEQAGLERRLREMHEAQLGRAGAAASHLSEQAAQLSRLLAEAQERSQQGGLRLLQDIKETFNRTRVSASWTLSFPSASALPSGNTMVPPPARSPSSRCEEVQLQPPEVWSPDPCQPHSHDFLTDAIVRKMSRMFCQAARVDLTLDPDTAHPALMLSPDRRGVRLAERRQEVADHSKRFSADCCVLGAQGFRSGRHYWEVEVGGRRGWAVGAARESTHHKEKVGSGGSSVGSGDASSSSRHHHRRRRLHLPQQPLLQREVWCVGTNGKRYQAQSSTEQTLLSPSEKPRRFGVYLDYEAGRLGFYNAETLAHVHTFSAAFLGERVFPFFRVLSKGTRIKLCP, encoded by the exons ATGGCTGCCGTTGCCATGGCACCCAACCCTGTGCAGACCCTTCAGGAGGAGGCGGTGTGCGCCATCTGCCTCGATTACTTCACGGACCCTGTGTCCATCGGCTGCGGGCACAACTTCTGCCGAGTGTGTGTAACCCaactgtggggaggggaggatgaaGAGGACAGGGATGAGTTAGAccgggaggaagaggaggaggacggagaggaggaggaagtggacgCTGTGGGGGCCAGTGGGGGGTGGGACACCCCAATGCGGGATGAAGACTATGAGGGCGACATGGAGGAGGAagttgaggaggaagaggagggtgtGTTCTGGACCAGTGGCATGGGCGGGTCCAACTGGGAAAACATGGACTACGtgtgggaggaggaggacgaggaggaagaCCTGGACTACTACTTGGGGAACGTGGAGGGGGACCTGAGgggggaggatgaggaggatgaTGAGGAAGTGCTGGAGGAGGACGAGGAAGAGGAGCTAGATCCCATCACCCCACTGCCCCCGCCTCCAGCCCCTCGGAGGTGCTTCACCTGCCCCCAGTGCCGCAAGAGCTTTCCCAGGCGGAGCTTCCGCCCCAACCTGCAGCTGGCCAACATGGTCCAGGTGATTCGGCAGATGCACCCAACCCCTGGTCGAGGGAGCCGTGGGAACGAGCAGGGCATTTGTCCCAAACACCAAGAAGCCCTGAAGCTCTTTTGCGAGGTGGATGAAGAAGCCATCTGTGTGGTGTGCCGAGAATCCAGGAGCCACAAACAGCACAGCGTGGTGCCATTGGAGGAGGTGGTGCAGGAGTACAAG GCCAAACTGCAGGGGCATGTGGAACCACTGAGGAAGCACTTGGAGGCTGTGCAGAAGATGAAGGCCAAGGAGGAGAGGCGGGTGACAGAGTTGAAG AGCCAGATGAAGTCAGAGCTGGCAGCTGTGGCCTCAGAATTTGGGCGGCTGACACGGTTTCTGGCCGAAGAGCAGGCAGGGCTAGAGCGGCGCCTCCGAGAGATGCACGAAGCTCAGCTGGGGCGCGCGGGAGCAGCGGCCAGCCACCTCTCTGAGCAGGCTGCCCAGCTGAGCCGCCTGCTGGCTGAGGCCCAGGAGCGGAGCCAGCAGGGGGGCCTGCGGCTGCTCCAG GACATCAAGGAGACTTTCAATAG gacCCGAGTTTCTGCCTCCTggaccctctccttcccctcagcTTCTGCTCTTCCCTCTGGGAATACCATGGTCCCACCCCCTGCCCGGTCCCCTTCCTCCAGGTGTGAAGAGGTACAGCTGCAGCCCCCGGAGGTCTGGTCCCCTGACCCGTGTCAACCCCATAGCCATGACTTCCTGACAGATGCCATCGTGAGGAAAATGAGCCGGATGTTCTGTCAGGCTGCCCGAG tGGACCTGACGCTGGACCCTGACACGGCTCACCCGGCCCTGATGCTGTCCCCTGACCGCCGGGGGGTCCGCCTGGCAGAGCGGCGGCAGGAGGTTGCTGACCATTCCAAGCGCTTCTCTGCAGACTGCTGcgtgctgggggcccagggcttCCGCTCTGGCCGGCACTACTGGGAGGTAGAGGTGGGCGGGCGGCGGGGCTGGGCAGTGGGTGCTGCCCGTGAATCAACCCATCATAAGGAGAAGGTGGGCTCTGGGGGGTCCTCTGTGGGCAGCGGTGATGCCAGCTCCTCCTCTCGCCATCACCACCGCCGCCGCCGGCTCCACCTGCCCCAGCAGCCCCTGCTCCAGCGGGAAGTGTGGTGTGTGGGCACCAATGGCAAACGCTACCAGGCACAGAGCTCAACGGAGCAGACACTGCTGAGCCCAAGTGAGAAACCAAGGCGCTTTGGTGTGTACCTGGACTATGAGGCCGGGCGCCTGGGCTTCTACAATGCAGAGACTCTGGCTCATGTGCACACCTTTTCGGCTGCCTTCCTGGGCGAGCGTGTCTTCCCTTTCTTCCGGGTGCTCTCCAAGGGTACCCGT
- the TRIM41 gene encoding E3 ubiquitin-protein ligase TRIM41 isoform X3 produces the protein MAAVAMAPNPVQTLQEEAVCAICLDYFTDPVSIGCGHNFCRVCVTQLWGGEDEEDRDELDREEEEEDGEEEEVDAVGASGGWDTPMRDEDYEGDMEEEVEEEEEGVFWTSGMGGSNWENMDYVWEEEDEEEDLDYYLGNVEGDLRGEDEEDDEEVLEEDEEEELDPITPLPPPPAPRRCFTCPQCRKSFPRRSFRPNLQLANMVQVIRQMHPTPGRGSRGNEQGICPKHQEALKLFCEVDEEAICVVCRESRSHKQHSVVPLEEVVQEYKAKLQGHVEPLRKHLEAVQKMKAKEERRVTELKVVSTIPFASSQSQMKSELAAVASEFGRLTRFLAEEQAGLERRLREMHEAQLGRAGAAASHLSEQAAQLSRLLAEAQERSQQGGLRLLQDIKETFNRCEEVQLQPPEVWSPDPCQPHSHDFLTDAIVRKMSRMFCQAARVDLTLDPDTAHPALMLSPDRRGVRLAERRQEVADHSKRFSADCCVLGAQGFRSGRHYWEVEVGGRRGWAVGAARESTHHKEKVGSGGSSVGSGDASSSSRHHHRRRRLHLPQQPLLQREVWCVGTNGKRYQAQSSTEQTLLSPSEKPRRFGVYLDYEAGRLGFYNAETLAHVHTFSAAFLGERVFPFFRVLSKGTRIKLCP, from the exons ATGGCTGCCGTTGCCATGGCACCCAACCCTGTGCAGACCCTTCAGGAGGAGGCGGTGTGCGCCATCTGCCTCGATTACTTCACGGACCCTGTGTCCATCGGCTGCGGGCACAACTTCTGCCGAGTGTGTGTAACCCaactgtggggaggggaggatgaaGAGGACAGGGATGAGTTAGAccgggaggaagaggaggaggacggagaggaggaggaagtggacgCTGTGGGGGCCAGTGGGGGGTGGGACACCCCAATGCGGGATGAAGACTATGAGGGCGACATGGAGGAGGAagttgaggaggaagaggagggtgtGTTCTGGACCAGTGGCATGGGCGGGTCCAACTGGGAAAACATGGACTACGtgtgggaggaggaggacgaggaggaagaCCTGGACTACTACTTGGGGAACGTGGAGGGGGACCTGAGgggggaggatgaggaggatgaTGAGGAAGTGCTGGAGGAGGACGAGGAAGAGGAGCTAGATCCCATCACCCCACTGCCCCCGCCTCCAGCCCCTCGGAGGTGCTTCACCTGCCCCCAGTGCCGCAAGAGCTTTCCCAGGCGGAGCTTCCGCCCCAACCTGCAGCTGGCCAACATGGTCCAGGTGATTCGGCAGATGCACCCAACCCCTGGTCGAGGGAGCCGTGGGAACGAGCAGGGCATTTGTCCCAAACACCAAGAAGCCCTGAAGCTCTTTTGCGAGGTGGATGAAGAAGCCATCTGTGTGGTGTGCCGAGAATCCAGGAGCCACAAACAGCACAGCGTGGTGCCATTGGAGGAGGTGGTGCAGGAGTACAAG GCCAAACTGCAGGGGCATGTGGAACCACTGAGGAAGCACTTGGAGGCTGTGCAGAAGATGAAGGCCAAGGAGGAGAGGCGGGTGACAGAGTTGAAG GTGGTATCCACCATCCCCTTTGCATCATCCCAGAGCCAGATGAAGTCAGAGCTGGCAGCTGTGGCCTCAGAATTTGGGCGGCTGACACGGTTTCTGGCCGAAGAGCAGGCAGGGCTAGAGCGGCGCCTCCGAGAGATGCACGAAGCTCAGCTGGGGCGCGCGGGAGCAGCGGCCAGCCACCTCTCTGAGCAGGCTGCCCAGCTGAGCCGCCTGCTGGCTGAGGCCCAGGAGCGGAGCCAGCAGGGGGGCCTGCGGCTGCTCCAG GACATCAAGGAGACTTTCAATAG GTGTGAAGAGGTACAGCTGCAGCCCCCGGAGGTCTGGTCCCCTGACCCGTGTCAACCCCATAGCCATGACTTCCTGACAGATGCCATCGTGAGGAAAATGAGCCGGATGTTCTGTCAGGCTGCCCGAG tGGACCTGACGCTGGACCCTGACACGGCTCACCCGGCCCTGATGCTGTCCCCTGACCGCCGGGGGGTCCGCCTGGCAGAGCGGCGGCAGGAGGTTGCTGACCATTCCAAGCGCTTCTCTGCAGACTGCTGcgtgctgggggcccagggcttCCGCTCTGGCCGGCACTACTGGGAGGTAGAGGTGGGCGGGCGGCGGGGCTGGGCAGTGGGTGCTGCCCGTGAATCAACCCATCATAAGGAGAAGGTGGGCTCTGGGGGGTCCTCTGTGGGCAGCGGTGATGCCAGCTCCTCCTCTCGCCATCACCACCGCCGCCGCCGGCTCCACCTGCCCCAGCAGCCCCTGCTCCAGCGGGAAGTGTGGTGTGTGGGCACCAATGGCAAACGCTACCAGGCACAGAGCTCAACGGAGCAGACACTGCTGAGCCCAAGTGAGAAACCAAGGCGCTTTGGTGTGTACCTGGACTATGAGGCCGGGCGCCTGGGCTTCTACAATGCAGAGACTCTGGCTCATGTGCACACCTTTTCGGCTGCCTTCCTGGGCGAGCGTGTCTTCCCTTTCTTCCGGGTGCTCTCCAAGGGTACCCGT
- the TRIM41 gene encoding E3 ubiquitin-protein ligase TRIM41 isoform X4: MAAVAMAPNPVQTLQEEAVCAICLDYFTDPVSIGCGHNFCRVCVTQLWGGEDEEDRDELDREEEEEDGEEEEVDAVGASGGWDTPMRDEDYEGDMEEEVEEEEEGVFWTSGMGGSNWENMDYVWEEEDEEEDLDYYLGNVEGDLRGEDEEDDEEVLEEDEEEELDPITPLPPPPAPRRCFTCPQCRKSFPRRSFRPNLQLANMVQVIRQMHPTPGRGSRGNEQGICPKHQEALKLFCEVDEEAICVVCRESRSHKQHSVVPLEEVVQEYKAKLQGHVEPLRKHLEAVQKMKAKEERRVTELKSQMKSELAAVASEFGRLTRFLAEEQAGLERRLREMHEAQLGRAGAAASHLSEQAAQLSRLLAEAQERSQQGGLRLLQDIKETFNRCEEVQLQPPEVWSPDPCQPHSHDFLTDAIVRKMSRMFCQAARVDLTLDPDTAHPALMLSPDRRGVRLAERRQEVADHSKRFSADCCVLGAQGFRSGRHYWEVEVGGRRGWAVGAARESTHHKEKVGSGGSSVGSGDASSSSRHHHRRRRLHLPQQPLLQREVWCVGTNGKRYQAQSSTEQTLLSPSEKPRRFGVYLDYEAGRLGFYNAETLAHVHTFSAAFLGERVFPFFRVLSKGTRIKLCP, translated from the exons ATGGCTGCCGTTGCCATGGCACCCAACCCTGTGCAGACCCTTCAGGAGGAGGCGGTGTGCGCCATCTGCCTCGATTACTTCACGGACCCTGTGTCCATCGGCTGCGGGCACAACTTCTGCCGAGTGTGTGTAACCCaactgtggggaggggaggatgaaGAGGACAGGGATGAGTTAGAccgggaggaagaggaggaggacggagaggaggaggaagtggacgCTGTGGGGGCCAGTGGGGGGTGGGACACCCCAATGCGGGATGAAGACTATGAGGGCGACATGGAGGAGGAagttgaggaggaagaggagggtgtGTTCTGGACCAGTGGCATGGGCGGGTCCAACTGGGAAAACATGGACTACGtgtgggaggaggaggacgaggaggaagaCCTGGACTACTACTTGGGGAACGTGGAGGGGGACCTGAGgggggaggatgaggaggatgaTGAGGAAGTGCTGGAGGAGGACGAGGAAGAGGAGCTAGATCCCATCACCCCACTGCCCCCGCCTCCAGCCCCTCGGAGGTGCTTCACCTGCCCCCAGTGCCGCAAGAGCTTTCCCAGGCGGAGCTTCCGCCCCAACCTGCAGCTGGCCAACATGGTCCAGGTGATTCGGCAGATGCACCCAACCCCTGGTCGAGGGAGCCGTGGGAACGAGCAGGGCATTTGTCCCAAACACCAAGAAGCCCTGAAGCTCTTTTGCGAGGTGGATGAAGAAGCCATCTGTGTGGTGTGCCGAGAATCCAGGAGCCACAAACAGCACAGCGTGGTGCCATTGGAGGAGGTGGTGCAGGAGTACAAG GCCAAACTGCAGGGGCATGTGGAACCACTGAGGAAGCACTTGGAGGCTGTGCAGAAGATGAAGGCCAAGGAGGAGAGGCGGGTGACAGAGTTGAAG AGCCAGATGAAGTCAGAGCTGGCAGCTGTGGCCTCAGAATTTGGGCGGCTGACACGGTTTCTGGCCGAAGAGCAGGCAGGGCTAGAGCGGCGCCTCCGAGAGATGCACGAAGCTCAGCTGGGGCGCGCGGGAGCAGCGGCCAGCCACCTCTCTGAGCAGGCTGCCCAGCTGAGCCGCCTGCTGGCTGAGGCCCAGGAGCGGAGCCAGCAGGGGGGCCTGCGGCTGCTCCAG GACATCAAGGAGACTTTCAATAG GTGTGAAGAGGTACAGCTGCAGCCCCCGGAGGTCTGGTCCCCTGACCCGTGTCAACCCCATAGCCATGACTTCCTGACAGATGCCATCGTGAGGAAAATGAGCCGGATGTTCTGTCAGGCTGCCCGAG tGGACCTGACGCTGGACCCTGACACGGCTCACCCGGCCCTGATGCTGTCCCCTGACCGCCGGGGGGTCCGCCTGGCAGAGCGGCGGCAGGAGGTTGCTGACCATTCCAAGCGCTTCTCTGCAGACTGCTGcgtgctgggggcccagggcttCCGCTCTGGCCGGCACTACTGGGAGGTAGAGGTGGGCGGGCGGCGGGGCTGGGCAGTGGGTGCTGCCCGTGAATCAACCCATCATAAGGAGAAGGTGGGCTCTGGGGGGTCCTCTGTGGGCAGCGGTGATGCCAGCTCCTCCTCTCGCCATCACCACCGCCGCCGCCGGCTCCACCTGCCCCAGCAGCCCCTGCTCCAGCGGGAAGTGTGGTGTGTGGGCACCAATGGCAAACGCTACCAGGCACAGAGCTCAACGGAGCAGACACTGCTGAGCCCAAGTGAGAAACCAAGGCGCTTTGGTGTGTACCTGGACTATGAGGCCGGGCGCCTGGGCTTCTACAATGCAGAGACTCTGGCTCATGTGCACACCTTTTCGGCTGCCTTCCTGGGCGAGCGTGTCTTCCCTTTCTTCCGGGTGCTCTCCAAGGGTACCCGT
- the TRIM41 gene encoding E3 ubiquitin-protein ligase TRIM41 isoform X1 — MAAVAMAPNPVQTLQEEAVCAICLDYFTDPVSIGCGHNFCRVCVTQLWGGEDEEDRDELDREEEEEDGEEEEVDAVGASGGWDTPMRDEDYEGDMEEEVEEEEEGVFWTSGMGGSNWENMDYVWEEEDEEEDLDYYLGNVEGDLRGEDEEDDEEVLEEDEEEELDPITPLPPPPAPRRCFTCPQCRKSFPRRSFRPNLQLANMVQVIRQMHPTPGRGSRGNEQGICPKHQEALKLFCEVDEEAICVVCRESRSHKQHSVVPLEEVVQEYKAKLQGHVEPLRKHLEAVQKMKAKEERRVTELKVVSTIPFASSQSQMKSELAAVASEFGRLTRFLAEEQAGLERRLREMHEAQLGRAGAAASHLSEQAAQLSRLLAEAQERSQQGGLRLLQDIKETFNRTRVSASWTLSFPSASALPSGNTMVPPPARSPSSRCEEVQLQPPEVWSPDPCQPHSHDFLTDAIVRKMSRMFCQAARVDLTLDPDTAHPALMLSPDRRGVRLAERRQEVADHSKRFSADCCVLGAQGFRSGRHYWEVEVGGRRGWAVGAARESTHHKEKVGSGGSSVGSGDASSSSRHHHRRRRLHLPQQPLLQREVWCVGTNGKRYQAQSSTEQTLLSPSEKPRRFGVYLDYEAGRLGFYNAETLAHVHTFSAAFLGERVFPFFRVLSKGTRIKLCP, encoded by the exons ATGGCTGCCGTTGCCATGGCACCCAACCCTGTGCAGACCCTTCAGGAGGAGGCGGTGTGCGCCATCTGCCTCGATTACTTCACGGACCCTGTGTCCATCGGCTGCGGGCACAACTTCTGCCGAGTGTGTGTAACCCaactgtggggaggggaggatgaaGAGGACAGGGATGAGTTAGAccgggaggaagaggaggaggacggagaggaggaggaagtggacgCTGTGGGGGCCAGTGGGGGGTGGGACACCCCAATGCGGGATGAAGACTATGAGGGCGACATGGAGGAGGAagttgaggaggaagaggagggtgtGTTCTGGACCAGTGGCATGGGCGGGTCCAACTGGGAAAACATGGACTACGtgtgggaggaggaggacgaggaggaagaCCTGGACTACTACTTGGGGAACGTGGAGGGGGACCTGAGgggggaggatgaggaggatgaTGAGGAAGTGCTGGAGGAGGACGAGGAAGAGGAGCTAGATCCCATCACCCCACTGCCCCCGCCTCCAGCCCCTCGGAGGTGCTTCACCTGCCCCCAGTGCCGCAAGAGCTTTCCCAGGCGGAGCTTCCGCCCCAACCTGCAGCTGGCCAACATGGTCCAGGTGATTCGGCAGATGCACCCAACCCCTGGTCGAGGGAGCCGTGGGAACGAGCAGGGCATTTGTCCCAAACACCAAGAAGCCCTGAAGCTCTTTTGCGAGGTGGATGAAGAAGCCATCTGTGTGGTGTGCCGAGAATCCAGGAGCCACAAACAGCACAGCGTGGTGCCATTGGAGGAGGTGGTGCAGGAGTACAAG GCCAAACTGCAGGGGCATGTGGAACCACTGAGGAAGCACTTGGAGGCTGTGCAGAAGATGAAGGCCAAGGAGGAGAGGCGGGTGACAGAGTTGAAG GTGGTATCCACCATCCCCTTTGCATCATCCCAGAGCCAGATGAAGTCAGAGCTGGCAGCTGTGGCCTCAGAATTTGGGCGGCTGACACGGTTTCTGGCCGAAGAGCAGGCAGGGCTAGAGCGGCGCCTCCGAGAGATGCACGAAGCTCAGCTGGGGCGCGCGGGAGCAGCGGCCAGCCACCTCTCTGAGCAGGCTGCCCAGCTGAGCCGCCTGCTGGCTGAGGCCCAGGAGCGGAGCCAGCAGGGGGGCCTGCGGCTGCTCCAG GACATCAAGGAGACTTTCAATAG gacCCGAGTTTCTGCCTCCTggaccctctccttcccctcagcTTCTGCTCTTCCCTCTGGGAATACCATGGTCCCACCCCCTGCCCGGTCCCCTTCCTCCAGGTGTGAAGAGGTACAGCTGCAGCCCCCGGAGGTCTGGTCCCCTGACCCGTGTCAACCCCATAGCCATGACTTCCTGACAGATGCCATCGTGAGGAAAATGAGCCGGATGTTCTGTCAGGCTGCCCGAG tGGACCTGACGCTGGACCCTGACACGGCTCACCCGGCCCTGATGCTGTCCCCTGACCGCCGGGGGGTCCGCCTGGCAGAGCGGCGGCAGGAGGTTGCTGACCATTCCAAGCGCTTCTCTGCAGACTGCTGcgtgctgggggcccagggcttCCGCTCTGGCCGGCACTACTGGGAGGTAGAGGTGGGCGGGCGGCGGGGCTGGGCAGTGGGTGCTGCCCGTGAATCAACCCATCATAAGGAGAAGGTGGGCTCTGGGGGGTCCTCTGTGGGCAGCGGTGATGCCAGCTCCTCCTCTCGCCATCACCACCGCCGCCGCCGGCTCCACCTGCCCCAGCAGCCCCTGCTCCAGCGGGAAGTGTGGTGTGTGGGCACCAATGGCAAACGCTACCAGGCACAGAGCTCAACGGAGCAGACACTGCTGAGCCCAAGTGAGAAACCAAGGCGCTTTGGTGTGTACCTGGACTATGAGGCCGGGCGCCTGGGCTTCTACAATGCAGAGACTCTGGCTCATGTGCACACCTTTTCGGCTGCCTTCCTGGGCGAGCGTGTCTTCCCTTTCTTCCGGGTGCTCTCCAAGGGTACCCGT